From a single Capsicum annuum cultivar UCD-10X-F1 chromosome 12, UCD10Xv1.1, whole genome shotgun sequence genomic region:
- the LOC107849177 gene encoding ubiquitin-conjugating enzyme E2 variant 1D-like yields MTLGSGGGSSFVVPQNFRLLEELKRGEKDIGDGTVSYGMDDGDDIYMRSWTDTIIGPHNYVHEGRIYQLKVFCGKYYLEKPPSVRFHYRINMTCVNHETGVVEPKKFGVLANWQREYTMKENKDKKLMVEENG; encoded by the coding sequence ATGACTCTTGGTTCAGGAGGAGGATCTAGTTTTGTGGTCCCTCAGAATTTCAGATTACTTGAGGAACTCAAACGTGGTGAAAAGGATATTGGAGATGGTACAGTGAGCTATGGGATGGATGATGGAGATGATATCTATATGCGTTCCTGGACTGACACCATTATTGGTCCACACAATTATGTTCATGAAGGGCGTATTTATCAGTTGAAGGTATTTTGCGGCAAATATTATCTGGAGAAGCCTCCAAGTGTCCGATTCCATTATCGAATTAACATGACATGTGTCAACCATGAGACTGGAGTGGTGGAACCAAAAAAGTTTGGTGTACTTGCAAATTGGCAGAGAGAGTATACcatgaaagaaaataaggataaaaaattaaTGGTTGAAGAAAATGGGTGA